CAGTGCAATTTCAGTTCCAACGAGGTTCACACTATGACCGAACAAGTAACAGTAGTTGACCATCCGCTTGTTCAGCACAAGCTAACATTGTTGCGCCGTAAAGAGGCCAGCACATCCGAATTCCGCAAACTCCTGCGAGAGATTGGCCTGTTCCTTGGCTATGAAGCCCTGCGCGACCTGCCACTTGGTAAAATCCAGATTGAAACGCCAGTTTGCCCAACAGAAGCACCAGTTCTTGCAGGTAAGAAACTTACCTTCATCTCTGTGCTTCGCGCCGGTGATGGCCTGCTTGGCCCTATGCTGGACCTAGTTCCTTCTGCGCGTGTTGGCCAAATTGGCTTGGCCCGCGATGAAGAAACTCTTCAGCCAACCAAATATTTCTTCAAAGTCCCAAAGGACACAAGCTCTCGCGTAAATGTAGTGCTTGATCCAATGCTGGCAACAGGCCACTCAGCGGTGCGTGCTGTGCAAGAGATGAAAGACATTGGCGCGAAAGACATTCGTTTTGTTTGCTTGCTGGCTGCTCCAGAAGGCATTAAAACTTTTGTTGAAGCGCATCCTGACGTGCCTGTAATTACTGCAAGCATTGATGAGCGTCTGGACGAAAATGCGTATATTGTGCCGGGTCTTGGCGACGCTGGCGACAGACTATTTGGAACTAAAGGGGCCTAAGCCAAATGAGTGTTGTAAAAAAATATGTAACTGCGCAGGAACTGTTGGACGATTCGTTCCAGCTTGGTCTGCAAATTCTGAAAAGTGATTTCCGCCCGAAATTTATCGTTGGTGTTTGGCGTGGTGGAACCCCAACAGGTATCGCTGTTCAAGAAATCCTCGATTACTACGGTGTGGATACAGATCATATCGCCATCCGTACTTCCAGCTACATTGGCATGCAGCAACAAAAAGAAGTAAAGGTACACGGCCTTGAATATATCATCGCCAACATCAATCATGATGACAGCCTTCTAATCGTTGATGATGTATTTGATAGCGGCCGTTCCATTGATGCCATCATCAAACACCTGCACGAAAAATGTCGCCGCAA
This DNA window, taken from Kordiimonas sp. SCSIO 12603, encodes the following:
- a CDS encoding phosphoribosyltransferase, producing MSVVKKYVTAQELLDDSFQLGLQILKSDFRPKFIVGVWRGGTPTGIAVQEILDYYGVDTDHIAIRTSSYIGMQQQKEVKVHGLEYIIANINHDDSLLIVDDVFDSGRSIDAIIKHLHEKCRRNTPETIKIATVFYKPARNVTELTPDFYCHETDDWLVFPHELSDMSKDEIREHKGIDLPEIDV
- the upp gene encoding uracil phosphoribosyltransferase encodes the protein MTEQVTVVDHPLVQHKLTLLRRKEASTSEFRKLLREIGLFLGYEALRDLPLGKIQIETPVCPTEAPVLAGKKLTFISVLRAGDGLLGPMLDLVPSARVGQIGLARDEETLQPTKYFFKVPKDTSSRVNVVLDPMLATGHSAVRAVQEMKDIGAKDIRFVCLLAAPEGIKTFVEAHPDVPVITASIDERLDENAYIVPGLGDAGDRLFGTKGA